Proteins from one Embleya scabrispora genomic window:
- a CDS encoding NUDIX hydrolase has protein sequence MAETATTERDWLASYDPRAFEPIAVTVDIVALTIRQLGPPAGASVDPEGGAGGGAGGDSEAGTEPEAGREAGEGAESAAKALHVLLVRRGEMPFAGRLALPGGFVRPVIDPDGTRHEEDLAEAAERELAEETGLAAGTRLDRLHLEQLGTYGAPGRDPRMRIVSVAHLAFAPDLPDPTAGGDAAHAQWVPVADVDPADLAFDHARILADGLERARAKLEYSPLATAFAGEEFTVTELREVYQAVWGRPMHAGNFHRKVLSVPGFVRDTGATTARGGARGGRRARLYRAGPARLLHPALLRPSPEEDSR, from the coding sequence ATGGCCGAGACCGCCACCACCGAACGCGACTGGCTCGCGTCCTACGACCCCAGGGCCTTCGAGCCGATCGCGGTGACCGTCGACATCGTCGCGCTGACGATTCGTCAACTCGGCCCGCCGGCCGGGGCGTCGGTCGATCCGGAGGGCGGAGCGGGGGGCGGGGCCGGGGGCGACTCGGAGGCGGGGACGGAGCCGGAGGCCGGCCGGGAAGCCGGCGAGGGAGCCGAGAGCGCCGCCAAGGCGCTGCACGTGCTCCTGGTCCGGCGCGGCGAGATGCCGTTCGCGGGCCGGCTCGCGCTGCCCGGCGGCTTCGTCCGCCCGGTGATCGATCCGGACGGCACCCGGCACGAGGAGGACCTCGCCGAGGCCGCCGAGCGCGAACTCGCCGAGGAGACCGGGCTCGCCGCCGGCACCCGGCTCGACCGGCTCCACCTCGAACAGCTGGGCACCTACGGCGCGCCCGGCCGCGACCCGAGGATGCGGATCGTCTCGGTCGCCCACCTCGCCTTCGCCCCGGACCTGCCCGACCCGACCGCCGGCGGCGACGCCGCCCACGCGCAGTGGGTCCCAGTCGCCGACGTCGACCCGGCCGATCTGGCCTTCGACCACGCGCGCATCCTCGCCGACGGCCTGGAGCGCGCCCGCGCCAAGCTCGAATACTCGCCGCTGGCCACCGCGTTCGCGGGCGAGGAGTTCACCGTCACCGAACTGCGCGAGGTCTACCAGGCGGTGTGGGGCCGGCCGATGCACGCCGGCAACTTCCACCGCAAGGTGCTCTCGGTACCCGGCTTCGTCCGGGACACCGGCGCCACCACCGCCCGCGGCGGCGCGCGCGGCGGGCGCCGCGCCCGGCTGTACCGCGCGGGCCCCGCACGTCTGCTGCACCCGGCGCTGCTGCGCCCGTCCCCGGAGGAGGACTCCCGATGA
- a CDS encoding response regulator produces the protein MTVRVLIADDQVMVRQGFTVLLNAEPDIEVVGQAVDGLDAVAMVAELAPDVVLMDIRMPRLGGIEATRRITGPADAAAKVLVLTTFDLDEYVYEALRAGASGFLLKDASAEELAHAVRVVAAGDALLAPNLTKRLIAEYARLAGAPKIPAKGRIGDLTERETEVLSLIAQGLSNAEIAAGLVVAEQTVKTHVGRILVKLSLRDRTQAAVYAYESGLIRPTGY, from the coding sequence GTGACCGTGCGGGTGTTGATCGCCGACGACCAGGTGATGGTCCGGCAGGGGTTCACCGTGCTGCTGAACGCCGAGCCCGACATCGAGGTGGTCGGCCAGGCGGTGGACGGCCTCGACGCGGTCGCGATGGTCGCCGAACTGGCCCCCGACGTGGTGCTGATGGACATCCGGATGCCGCGCCTGGGCGGCATCGAGGCCACCCGCCGCATCACCGGTCCCGCCGACGCCGCGGCCAAGGTTCTCGTACTGACCACCTTCGACCTGGACGAGTACGTGTACGAGGCGCTGCGCGCCGGCGCGTCGGGCTTTTTGCTCAAGGACGCCTCGGCCGAGGAACTGGCCCACGCGGTAAGGGTGGTGGCCGCCGGCGACGCCCTGCTCGCGCCCAACCTCACCAAACGCCTGATCGCCGAGTACGCCCGCCTGGCCGGCGCCCCGAAGATTCCCGCCAAGGGCCGGATCGGCGACCTGACCGAACGCGAAACCGAGGTCCTGTCCCTGATCGCCCAGGGCCTGTCCAACGCCGAGATCGCCGCCGGCTTGGTGGTGGCGGAACAGACGGTGAAGACCCACGTGGGCCGAATCCTCGTCAAGCTGTCCCTACGCGACCGCACCCAGGCAGCGGTATACGCCTACGAATCCGGCCTGATCCGCCCAACGGGCTACTGA
- a CDS encoding putative bifunctional diguanylate cyclase/phosphodiesterase: protein MSGGTDDARFDGAEGSLSRFARDWARTIEGTSFVPLSGAEIEEYLRGQAERLAHALRSDPFDPAIAREVGASLVGQHFTGSGTLERTLGLVGPWWPVLRAKAAAQGHDPDVWLERVSALTGALAAGYAEALRRRTLDEQEAIHAAVLVARDNAEHALHTSEARFRAVFDQAAIGIGIGDVDGNVIDVNQAMTTMFAASVEEMCKRQVRDFMHAGDTDHMWKLYDELVTGERDHFALEKQFENADGETLWTHLSLSLVRDSKGNPEYQVCMLEDVTDRHRLHTRLRHQAMHDQLTGLPNRALFVERLTAAFEHPGPGDRVGLCYLDLDGFKVVNDSLGHDVGDQLLVAVARRLSRYAGQAGHLMARMGGDEFVILVEHSTGTGQVVALADGVFAALREPFRIRGHDLTVTASIGIVERPVAGTSPADTLRAADITLYWAKSDGRGRWTVFDTDRNDREVARYTLSAEMPAALHHGEFYVDYQPLVSLADGGVLGVEALVRWRHPRNGLVGPDRFIGLAEETGLIVPLGMHVLEQACREARRWQDLEPDSAPFISVNLAERQCREPGLVRQVERVLAETGLDPGRLQFELTESQIMSTDGGPLERLRELAAMGIRIAIDDFGTGYSNLAYLRRLPVCELKIAGSFVEGLRQPGDSDPVDGRIVASLVELAHAIGLTVTAEGIETAVQAERLRAIGCDAGQGWYFSRPGPPDRIEGMLAGVKEPG from the coding sequence GTGAGCGGCGGAACGGACGACGCGCGCTTCGACGGGGCCGAGGGGTCGCTGAGCCGCTTCGCCCGCGACTGGGCCCGCACCATCGAGGGCACCAGCTTCGTCCCGCTGAGCGGAGCCGAGATCGAGGAGTACCTGCGCGGGCAGGCCGAGCGCCTCGCCCACGCGCTGCGTTCCGATCCGTTCGACCCCGCGATCGCCCGCGAGGTCGGCGCGTCGCTGGTCGGGCAACACTTCACCGGCAGCGGGACGCTGGAGCGCACGCTGGGCCTGGTCGGCCCCTGGTGGCCCGTGCTGCGCGCCAAGGCCGCCGCCCAGGGCCACGATCCCGACGTCTGGCTGGAGCGGGTCTCCGCGCTCACCGGGGCGCTCGCGGCGGGCTACGCGGAGGCCCTGCGGCGGCGCACACTGGACGAGCAGGAGGCCATCCACGCCGCCGTCCTGGTCGCGCGGGACAACGCCGAACACGCGCTGCACACGAGCGAGGCGCGCTTTCGGGCGGTCTTCGACCAGGCCGCGATCGGCATCGGGATCGGCGACGTCGACGGCAACGTGATCGACGTCAACCAGGCGATGACGACCATGTTCGCGGCCAGTGTCGAGGAGATGTGCAAGCGGCAGGTCCGCGACTTCATGCACGCCGGCGACACCGACCACATGTGGAAGCTCTACGACGAGTTGGTCACCGGCGAGCGGGATCACTTCGCGCTGGAGAAGCAGTTCGAGAACGCCGACGGCGAGACGTTGTGGACACACCTGTCGCTCTCCCTGGTCCGCGACTCCAAGGGCAACCCCGAGTACCAGGTCTGCATGCTGGAGGACGTCACCGACCGCCACCGCCTGCACACCCGGCTGCGCCACCAGGCGATGCACGACCAACTCACCGGGCTGCCCAACCGCGCGCTGTTCGTCGAACGACTGACCGCGGCCTTCGAACACCCGGGCCCCGGCGATCGGGTCGGCCTGTGCTATCTGGACCTGGACGGGTTCAAGGTGGTCAACGACAGCCTCGGGCACGACGTGGGCGACCAGTTGCTGGTCGCGGTCGCCCGGCGGCTGAGCCGGTACGCGGGCCAGGCCGGGCATCTGATGGCGCGGATGGGCGGCGACGAGTTCGTCATCCTGGTCGAGCACTCCACCGGGACCGGCCAGGTGGTGGCGCTCGCCGACGGCGTATTCGCCGCGCTGCGCGAGCCGTTCCGGATCCGCGGCCACGATCTGACGGTCACCGCGAGCATCGGCATCGTCGAACGGCCGGTGGCCGGCACCAGCCCGGCGGACACGCTGCGGGCGGCCGACATAACGCTGTACTGGGCCAAGTCCGACGGCCGCGGCCGGTGGACGGTGTTCGACACCGACCGCAACGACCGCGAGGTGGCCCGCTACACGCTGTCCGCGGAGATGCCCGCCGCGCTGCATCACGGCGAGTTCTACGTCGACTACCAGCCGCTGGTCTCCCTCGCCGACGGCGGCGTGCTCGGCGTCGAGGCGCTGGTGCGCTGGCGCCATCCGCGCAACGGCCTGGTGGGACCGGACCGCTTCATCGGCCTGGCCGAGGAGACCGGCCTGATCGTGCCGCTGGGCATGCACGTGCTGGAACAGGCCTGCCGCGAGGCCCGCCGCTGGCAGGACCTGGAGCCGGACAGCGCGCCGTTCATCAGCGTCAACCTGGCCGAACGCCAGTGCCGCGAACCGGGCCTGGTCCGGCAGGTGGAGCGGGTGCTGGCCGAGACCGGCCTGGATCCGGGCCGGCTGCAATTCGAGCTGACCGAGAGTCAGATCATGTCCACCGACGGTGGTCCGCTGGAACGGCTGCGCGAACTGGCCGCGATGGGCATCCGGATCGCGATCGACGACTTCGGCACCGGCTACTCGAACCTGGCCTATCTGCGCCGACTGCCGGTGTGCGAACTCAAGATCGCGGGTTCGTTCGTCGAGGGCCTGCGCCAGCCCGGCGACTCGGACCCGGTGGACGGGCGGATCGTGGCCTCGCTGGTCGAGTTGGCGCACGCCATCGGGCTCACCGTGACGGCCGAGGGCATCGAGACGGCGGTCCAGGCCGAGCGGCTGCGGGCGATCGGATGCGACGCGGGGCAGGGGTGGTACTTCTCCCGCCCCGGGCCGCCGGACCGCATCGAGGGGATGCTGGCGGGGGTCAAGGAGCCCGGTTGA
- a CDS encoding DUF1152 domain-containing protein, with translation MFTLAEPPLFARLRDARSVLIAGAGGGFDVFAGLPLGIALTDAGKRAHFANLSFVTVDHLPSSVRVAPGLAAVRSDTPGNDDYFPERALAMWLSRNGFPDTVYAFAKTGVKPLRALYRRLVRDLDIDAIVLVDGGTDILMRGDEASLGTPEEDMASLAAVAGVDVPVRLVASLGFGIDAYHGICHAQVLENLAALSRSGHYLGALSIPRESREGTLFLDAVAYANRVTPRRPSIVQGSVGAALTGRFGDAHFTERTGNSELFINPLMSVYFTVDLAGLAERSLYLDRLEGTRNIWEVSSRIAEFRDELPSTRPRRAIPH, from the coding sequence GTGTTCACACTCGCCGAACCTCCGCTCTTCGCCCGCCTCCGGGATGCCCGCTCGGTGCTGATCGCCGGGGCGGGCGGTGGATTCGACGTGTTCGCCGGGCTGCCGCTCGGCATCGCGTTGACGGACGCGGGCAAGCGGGCGCACTTCGCCAATCTGTCGTTCGTGACGGTGGATCACCTGCCGTCCTCGGTACGCGTGGCGCCGGGGCTGGCCGCGGTGCGGTCGGACACGCCGGGGAACGACGACTACTTCCCCGAGCGGGCGCTGGCGATGTGGCTGTCGCGCAACGGCTTCCCGGACACGGTGTACGCGTTCGCGAAGACCGGGGTGAAGCCGCTGCGGGCGCTGTACCGGCGCCTGGTGCGGGACCTGGACATCGACGCCATCGTGCTGGTCGACGGCGGGACCGACATTCTGATGCGCGGCGACGAGGCGTCCCTCGGCACACCGGAGGAGGACATGGCCAGTCTGGCCGCGGTCGCCGGGGTGGACGTACCGGTCCGGTTGGTGGCCTCGCTCGGGTTCGGGATCGACGCCTACCACGGGATCTGCCACGCGCAGGTGTTGGAGAACCTGGCCGCGCTCAGCCGGTCCGGGCACTATCTGGGCGCGCTGTCCATCCCGCGCGAATCGCGGGAGGGCACGCTGTTCCTGGACGCGGTGGCATACGCGAATCGGGTCACCCCGCGCCGCCCGAGCATCGTGCAGGGTTCGGTGGGCGCGGCGCTGACCGGCCGGTTCGGCGACGCGCACTTCACCGAACGCACCGGGAACAGCGAACTGTTCATCAATCCGCTGATGAGCGTGTACTTCACCGTCGACCTGGCCGGCCTGGCCGAACGCTCGCTCTACCTCGACCGACTGGAGGGCACCCGCAACATCTGGGAAGTCTCGTCGCGCATAGCGGAGTTCCGCGACGAGTTGCCGTCGACCCGGCCCAGGCGGGCGATCCCGCACTGA
- a CDS encoding STM4013/SEN3800 family hydrolase: MNAVVGEQDLLLVTLDALRYDVAVELAAAGRLPNLARVLPEGGWQRRQTPARLAFAAHTAFLAGYLPTPEGPGPHPRLFASRLGDTETTGAHTWLFDTPDLPSALTKAGYHTACIGGVGCFDKQGALDSVLPGMFAESHWDPELGVTSPISFEAQVARAELVVGGLDPERRLFLLVDVAAVHHPNWFHTPGATAADGDTRDTHAAALEYVDRHIGRLFRAMSYRRPCFAIVTSDHGTAYGEPAHTAGEVVWTVPYAHFTMSPGEW, encoded by the coding sequence ATGAACGCCGTCGTGGGTGAGCAGGACCTGCTGCTCGTCACGCTCGACGCGCTGCGGTACGACGTGGCCGTCGAGCTCGCGGCGGCCGGCCGACTGCCCAATCTCGCGCGGGTCCTGCCCGAGGGCGGCTGGCAGCGCCGGCAGACCCCGGCGCGGCTCGCCTTCGCCGCGCACACCGCGTTCCTCGCGGGCTACCTGCCCACCCCGGAGGGACCCGGCCCGCACCCGCGCCTGTTCGCCTCCCGCCTCGGCGACACCGAGACGACCGGCGCGCACACCTGGCTGTTCGACACCCCGGACCTGCCCAGCGCGCTGACCAAGGCCGGCTACCACACCGCGTGCATCGGCGGGGTCGGCTGCTTCGACAAGCAGGGCGCGCTCGACTCGGTGCTGCCCGGGATGTTCGCCGAGAGCCACTGGGACCCCGAACTCGGCGTCACCTCACCGATCTCCTTCGAGGCCCAGGTCGCCCGGGCCGAGCTGGTGGTCGGCGGCCTGGACCCGGAGCGCCGGTTGTTCCTGCTCGTCGACGTCGCCGCCGTGCACCACCCGAACTGGTTCCACACCCCCGGTGCCACCGCCGCCGACGGCGACACCCGCGACACCCACGCGGCGGCGCTGGAATACGTGGACCGGCACATCGGCCGGCTGTTTCGCGCGATGAGCTACCGCCGGCCGTGCTTCGCGATCGTCACCAGCGACCACGGCACCGCCTACGGCGAGCCCGCGCACACCGCCGGCGAGGTGGTCTGGACGGTGCCCTACGCGCACTTCACGATGAGCCCCGGCGAGTGGTGA
- a CDS encoding lipopolysaccharide kinase InaA family protein, which translates to MTRTPGTTSTGPTTFDDALDLLAGAPDPQGVFGPYDGTPEACLRAGNRTYRLLARLLHPDAAPADRRAEAAAAFTRLGESWNRYQQDITGVTGRQVVITTKRRVYSVGGERASGDIATLYKVNYRAEDDGEARALLKLPRSVTDNDLMEREATALERIAREGDPEYANYVPRLIETFRHRDAASGTERRANVIERVRGFRSLAEVREAYPDGLDARDVAWMWRRLLVAIGYAHRAGVVHGAITPDHVLIHPREHGLVLVDWCYSVLLDGPAGAAPPEAILRAKAVEHVPAMIDRHADLYPPEIPAKQPPETAADVYMATRCVTGLLAPDAPKPLLRFARGCSLPAPARRPHDAWKLLGELDELLGKLYGPRRFRPFAMPTRRES; encoded by the coding sequence ATGACCAGGACGCCCGGCACCACCTCGACCGGCCCCACCACCTTCGACGACGCGCTCGACCTGCTGGCCGGCGCACCGGACCCGCAGGGCGTCTTCGGGCCCTACGACGGCACACCGGAGGCCTGTCTGCGGGCGGGCAACCGCACCTATCGGCTGCTCGCGCGCCTGCTCCACCCGGACGCCGCGCCGGCCGACCGCCGCGCCGAGGCCGCCGCCGCGTTCACCCGGCTCGGCGAGTCGTGGAACCGCTATCAGCAGGACATCACCGGGGTGACCGGCCGTCAGGTGGTGATCACCACCAAGCGCCGGGTCTACTCGGTCGGCGGCGAGCGGGCGAGCGGCGACATCGCCACGCTCTACAAGGTCAACTACCGGGCCGAGGACGACGGCGAGGCGCGGGCGCTGCTCAAGCTGCCGCGCTCGGTCACCGACAACGACCTGATGGAGCGCGAGGCCACCGCCCTGGAGCGGATCGCGCGCGAGGGCGATCCGGAATACGCGAACTACGTACCCCGGCTGATCGAGACGTTCCGCCATCGCGACGCCGCGTCCGGTACCGAGCGGCGTGCCAACGTGATCGAACGGGTGCGCGGCTTCCGGTCGTTGGCCGAGGTGCGCGAGGCGTACCCGGACGGTCTGGACGCGCGCGACGTGGCCTGGATGTGGCGCCGACTGCTGGTCGCGATCGGATACGCGCACCGCGCGGGTGTGGTCCACGGCGCGATCACCCCCGACCACGTGCTGATCCACCCGCGCGAGCACGGCCTGGTCCTGGTCGACTGGTGCTACTCGGTGCTGCTCGACGGCCCGGCCGGCGCGGCCCCACCGGAGGCGATCCTGCGGGCGAAGGCGGTCGAGCACGTACCCGCGATGATCGACCGGCACGCCGACCTGTACCCGCCGGAGATCCCGGCCAAGCAGCCGCCGGAGACCGCCGCGGACGTCTACATGGCGACCCGCTGTGTCACCGGCCTGCTCGCGCCGGACGCGCCCAAGCCGCTGTTGCGCTTCGCCCGGGGCTGCTCGCTGCCCGCCCCGGCACGCCGTCCGCACGACGCGTGGAAGCTGCTCGGCGAGTTGGACGAACTGCTCGGCAAGCTCTACGGCCCGCGCCGCTTCCGGCCGTTCGCGATGCCCACGCGTCGCGAGTCGTAG
- a CDS encoding ADP-ribosylglycohydrolase family protein, which produces MMVELAVGDAYGAGFEYAERSFVTRGNTLAGYVQHPRHRDVLPGRYTDDTQMSIAVAEWLLGDDRGIPALADLFVRAYKRDPRAGYARGFRGVLEEVADGTRLLEVLRPESDKSGAAMRAGVIGLLPDRDEVRRTAALQARITHRTPGGMTSAAAAALAVHYCRYGLGPVAELPGWLAANLPASTGPTVWTEPWRGKVGSAGMDSTRAAVTALAARTGTAALLRACVAYTGDVDTVATIALAAASCSAEYAQDLPSALLTGLEDGPYGRGHLAGLDARLTARFG; this is translated from the coding sequence ATGATGGTCGAGTTGGCGGTGGGCGACGCGTACGGCGCCGGGTTCGAGTACGCGGAGCGCTCGTTCGTCACGCGAGGCAACACACTCGCCGGTTATGTGCAGCATCCCCGTCATCGTGACGTGCTGCCGGGTCGATATACGGACGACACGCAGATGAGTATCGCGGTCGCCGAGTGGTTGCTCGGTGACGATCGCGGAATTCCGGCGCTGGCGGATCTGTTCGTGCGGGCGTACAAGCGGGATCCGCGCGCCGGATACGCGCGGGGGTTCCGGGGCGTACTCGAGGAAGTCGCCGACGGCACACGGCTTCTGGAGGTGCTGCGACCGGAGAGCGACAAGAGCGGCGCGGCGATGCGGGCGGGCGTGATCGGGCTGCTGCCGGATCGGGACGAGGTGCGGCGCACGGCGGCGCTCCAGGCCCGGATCACCCACCGCACGCCGGGCGGGATGACCTCGGCCGCGGCGGCGGCGCTGGCGGTGCACTACTGCCGGTACGGGCTCGGCCCGGTCGCCGAGCTGCCGGGTTGGCTGGCGGCGAACCTGCCCGCGTCCACCGGCCCGACGGTGTGGACCGAGCCGTGGCGAGGCAAGGTCGGCTCCGCCGGGATGGACAGCACCCGCGCGGCGGTCACCGCGCTCGCCGCGCGCACCGGCACGGCCGCGCTCCTGCGCGCGTGCGTCGCGTACACCGGCGACGTGGACACGGTGGCCACCATCGCGCTGGCGGCGGCGAGTTGTTCGGCGGAGTACGCCCAGGACCTGCCGAGCGCGCTGCTGACGGGCCTGGAGGACGGCCCGTACGGCCGGGGCCATCTCGCGGGCCTGGACGCGCGGTTGACGGCGCGGTTCGGCTGA
- a CDS encoding DUF6745 domain-containing protein encodes MAEPERVVWYDSPLAAAVAATVASGTCRPADLAATRLSVKVPGRPGRPVQERLWSGPWQAAKAEAGAALGAAGWQLAWNEATSRLWEPTRELTERIREAVHAGVGATDPSVRTPTRRAASVPGRWDVADKVRATTYSALGGQFDGAWLAVFDGLRRCFPEFEFPIVAELGEVARHVGWWWPHERVALVSERPTVLRRDDHSRLHDGDGPALVYADGFALHAWRGMPVPAAFVGGLGPGGSRLTARAIRNERNAELRRVMLEIYGYDRYLREMGGRPLDRDETGVLWEIDLDDDEPIVMVEVLNSTPEPDGSVRTYWLRVPPDTETAREGVAWTFGLSPDDYHPLRET; translated from the coding sequence ATGGCGGAGCCCGAGCGGGTGGTCTGGTACGACTCGCCACTCGCGGCGGCGGTCGCGGCGACGGTGGCCTCCGGTACGTGTCGGCCGGCCGACCTGGCCGCCACGCGGTTGTCGGTGAAGGTGCCCGGCCGTCCCGGTCGGCCCGTACAGGAGCGGCTGTGGAGCGGGCCGTGGCAGGCCGCCAAGGCCGAGGCCGGCGCGGCACTCGGCGCGGCCGGTTGGCAACTCGCCTGGAACGAGGCCACGTCGAGGCTGTGGGAGCCCACCCGCGAGTTGACCGAGCGGATCCGCGAGGCCGTACACGCCGGCGTCGGCGCGACGGACCCCTCCGTACGCACCCCCACCAGACGCGCGGCTTCCGTCCCGGGCCGATGGGACGTCGCCGACAAGGTCCGCGCGACCACGTACAGCGCCCTCGGCGGCCAGTTCGACGGGGCGTGGCTGGCGGTGTTCGACGGACTGCGCAGGTGTTTCCCGGAGTTCGAGTTCCCCATCGTGGCCGAACTGGGCGAGGTGGCCCGCCACGTCGGCTGGTGGTGGCCCCACGAGCGGGTCGCCCTCGTCAGCGAACGGCCCACCGTCCTGCGCCGCGACGACCACTCCCGACTGCACGACGGCGACGGCCCCGCGCTCGTGTACGCCGACGGCTTCGCGCTGCACGCGTGGCGCGGGATGCCCGTACCGGCCGCCTTCGTCGGCGGCCTCGGTCCCGGCGGCAGCCGGCTGACCGCACGGGCCATCCGGAACGAGCGCAACGCCGAACTGCGCCGGGTCATGCTGGAGATCTACGGCTACGACCGCTATCTGCGCGAGATGGGCGGCCGGCCGCTCGACCGGGACGAGACCGGCGTGTTGTGGGAGATCGACCTCGACGACGACGAGCCGATCGTGATGGTCGAGGTGCTCAACTCCACCCCGGAGCCCGACGGCAGCGTCCGCACCTATTGGTTGCGGGTCCCGCCGGACACCGAGACCGCCCGCGAGGGCGTGGCCTGGACGTTCGGCCTGAGCCCGGACGACTACCACCCGCTGCGCGAGACCTGA
- a CDS encoding sensor histidine kinase, with protein MREGSGGRFGSALGTLTRTLRDDLWTARPDPLPRSWRDWQPVLLLLVAFVVFPIGIIGVNEAIWQYGLGQGLGVVLGAIPPLAVVCSVQRPVRAWWAVTVTMVLVAVLARPQGSQMYPWTGSGIALHAAVLFVLALRMRPRIAAEALGISVLAGAVCTLAASPVHNPDLYRAAVIFCVTVLVGAALRGRREARTQLEAQTELTAEERARRTLLEERTRIARELHDVVAHHMSVISIQAQVAPHLVAEPSEALRENLIGIRANAVDALAELRRVLGVLRSEDDLSSAMRHVPQPTLDRLDELVDNVRGAGLDVETRITGERRALSPGVELSAFRIVQEALSNVLRHAPGATIRVEVGYQATGLALRVANTAPPAAGVVAGVGAGAEGGGHGLLGMRERVAMLGGEFADGPIPGGGYEVVARLPLGSGT; from the coding sequence GTGCGGGAGGGCAGCGGGGGCCGATTCGGATCGGCACTGGGCACCCTGACCCGTACACTCCGTGACGACCTGTGGACGGCGCGGCCCGATCCGCTGCCGCGGAGTTGGCGCGACTGGCAGCCGGTGCTGCTGCTCCTGGTCGCGTTCGTCGTTTTCCCGATCGGGATCATCGGCGTCAACGAGGCCATTTGGCAGTACGGCCTGGGCCAGGGACTCGGCGTGGTGCTGGGCGCGATCCCGCCGCTGGCGGTCGTGTGCTCGGTACAGCGGCCGGTGCGGGCCTGGTGGGCGGTGACCGTGACGATGGTCCTGGTCGCGGTGCTCGCGAGGCCACAGGGGTCGCAGATGTACCCGTGGACCGGGAGCGGCATCGCGCTGCACGCCGCCGTGTTGTTCGTACTGGCGCTGCGGATGCGCCCGCGGATCGCGGCCGAGGCGCTGGGGATCAGCGTGCTGGCGGGGGCGGTGTGCACCCTGGCCGCGTCGCCCGTGCACAACCCCGATCTGTACCGGGCCGCCGTGATCTTCTGCGTCACGGTGCTGGTCGGTGCGGCGCTGCGCGGCCGCAGGGAGGCCCGGACGCAGTTGGAGGCGCAGACCGAACTCACCGCCGAGGAACGGGCCAGACGCACCCTGCTGGAGGAACGCACCCGGATCGCCCGGGAGTTGCACGACGTGGTCGCCCATCACATGTCGGTGATCTCGATCCAGGCGCAGGTCGCGCCGCATCTGGTGGCCGAGCCGTCCGAGGCGTTGCGGGAGAACCTGATCGGCATCCGGGCGAACGCGGTGGACGCGCTCGCCGAACTGCGCCGGGTACTGGGCGTCTTGCGCTCCGAGGACGACCTGTCGAGTGCCATGCGGCACGTCCCGCAGCCGACCCTGGACCGGCTGGACGAGTTGGTCGACAACGTACGCGGCGCCGGCCTCGACGTCGAGACCCGGATCACCGGCGAGCGCCGGGCGTTGTCGCCGGGGGTCGAGTTGTCCGCGTTTCGCATCGTGCAGGAGGCGCTCAGCAACGTGCTGCGGCACGCGCCCGGGGCGACGATCCGGGTGGAGGTGGGGTACCAGGCCACGGGATTGGCCCTGCGGGTGGCCAATACGGCGCCGCCCGCGGCGGGGGTCGTGGCCGGGGTCGGGGCGGGCGCGGAGGGCGGGGGGCACGGGTTGCTCGGCATGCGGGAGCGGGTGGCCATGCTGGGGGGCGAGTTCGCCGACGGGCCGATTCCCGGCGGCGGTTACGAGGTGGTGGCGCGGTTGCCGCTGGGGAGTGGTACGTGA